Proteins encoded within one genomic window of Burkholderiaceae bacterium:
- a CDS encoding Arylsulfatase, with the protein MKRPNFIFIVADDLGYADLGCYGGRDEPWGPVSPVLDGLAAQGILFTQGYSNSPVCSPTRFGLMTARYQYRLRGAAEEPINSKSRGSKTLGLPPEHPTLPSLLRGAGYRTALFGKWHLGFPPHFGPLKSGYEESFGPTSGGVDYFTHCDSSGRHDLLLNGEDHHEEGYLTDLFSRRAVDYVERMAKQSAPFLLSLTYTAPHWPWETRDDAARAPAIRDNLFDLASGNIHVYRRMIHHMDEGIGWIMDALRRTGQFDHTLIVFTSDNGGERFSDNWPLVGGKMDLTEGGIRVPWIAHWPAVIRPGGVSRQLCMTMDWSATMLAAAGVAAHPDYPLDGVSLLPVLRDASHRFPRPLYWRMNHRGQRALRDGDWKYLMVDGNEYLFDIPQDERERANRAKLEPLRLDAMRAAWLAWNDTMPPIPEDATVSLGYSYKDMPQR; encoded by the coding sequence ATGAAGCGACCGAATTTCATCTTCATCGTCGCCGACGATCTGGGCTACGCCGACCTCGGCTGCTACGGCGGGCGCGACGAGCCCTGGGGCCCGGTCTCGCCGGTGCTCGATGGGCTGGCGGCCCAGGGCATTCTGTTCACGCAGGGTTATTCCAACTCGCCGGTATGCTCGCCGACCCGCTTCGGGCTGATGACCGCGCGCTACCAGTACCGGCTGCGCGGCGCGGCCGAGGAGCCGATCAACAGCAAGAGCCGCGGCAGCAAGACGCTCGGGCTGCCGCCCGAGCACCCGACGCTGCCCTCGCTGCTGCGCGGCGCCGGCTACCGCACCGCGCTGTTCGGCAAGTGGCACCTGGGCTTTCCGCCGCATTTCGGGCCGCTCAAGTCGGGCTACGAGGAAAGCTTCGGCCCGACGTCGGGTGGCGTCGACTACTTCACGCACTGCGATTCCAGCGGCCGGCATGACCTGCTGCTGAACGGCGAAGATCATCACGAGGAAGGCTACCTCACCGACCTGTTCTCGCGCCGCGCGGTCGACTACGTCGAGCGGATGGCGAAGCAGAGCGCGCCGTTCCTGCTCAGCCTGACCTACACCGCGCCGCACTGGCCCTGGGAGACGCGCGACGACGCGGCCAGGGCGCCTGCAATCCGGGACAACCTGTTCGACCTGGCCAGCGGCAACATCCACGTGTACCGGCGCATGATCCATCACATGGACGAGGGCATAGGCTGGATCATGGACGCGCTGCGGCGCACCGGCCAGTTCGACCACACGCTGATCGTGTTCACCAGCGACAACGGCGGCGAGCGCTTTTCCGACAACTGGCCGCTGGTCGGCGGCAAGATGGACCTGACCGAAGGCGGCATCCGCGTGCCGTGGATCGCGCATTGGCCGGCCGTGATCAGGCCGGGCGGGGTGAGCAGGCAGCTGTGCATGACGATGGACTGGTCGGCGACGATGCTGGCCGCCGCCGGCGTCGCCGCGCACCCCGACTACCCGCTCGACGGCGTGTCGCTGCTGCCGGTGCTGCGCGACGCGAGCCACCGCTTTCCTCGCCCGCTGTACTGGCGCATGAACCATCGCGGCCAGCGCGCGCTGCGCGACGGCGACTGGAAATACCTGATGGTCGACGGCAACGAATACCTGTTCGACATTCCGCAGGATGAGCGCGAGCGCGCGAACCGCGCGAAGCTGGAGCCGCTGCGGCTCGATGCGATGCGCGCCGCCTGGCTCGCGTGGAACGACACGATGCCGCCGATTCCTGAAGACGCGACTGTGAGCCTCGGCTACTCGTACAAGGACATGCCGCAGCGCTGA